A genomic window from Levilactobacillus yonginensis includes:
- a CDS encoding hemolysin family protein has protein sequence MDSGQIVVNLIIILITFFFAAFFVACEFALVQTRPSALEEKIAESDKPSTKLNRAMKMVTNLNEYLSTTQVGVSLAGIILGWIGETFFVDLLLDGIAPAHLNGATAHTIAVIFGVLLLTYLEVVFTEIVPKNISIDMPMKVLMLVVTPLHYCHVLFYPFVWLLNSSASGVVRLMGLKVANESDEVFSQAEILNLSRSAVEGGELEKNDLVYMQRAFELNDKVAKDIMIDRTQLEVIDITSTVKEALTVYLQERFSRLPVVADNDKDKILGYVYNYDLIRQTQVDSSIRVDKLIRDISTTPETTPITQVLQQMIKKRTPIVVVVDEYGGTSGIITDKDIYEELFGTVRDEIDDANDQYIFKQPNGTFQVNGKMTTYDFERYFNTDIKGFEASDTVTMAGFIIDNYPDVKVNDVIQLKNFDLKVLDYENSFINWLEVTVNPPQKQITTEAPDDGKEN, from the coding sequence GTGGATAGCGGTCAGATAGTTGTGAATCTAATTATTATTTTAATTACCTTCTTTTTTGCAGCTTTCTTTGTTGCCTGCGAGTTTGCTTTGGTTCAGACTCGGCCTAGCGCTCTTGAAGAAAAAATCGCCGAGAGCGACAAGCCGTCAACCAAGCTTAATCGGGCCATGAAAATGGTCACCAATTTAAATGAATATTTATCAACAACTCAGGTAGGGGTTTCCCTTGCCGGTATTATCTTAGGGTGGATCGGGGAAACGTTCTTCGTTGACCTCTTACTAGACGGCATTGCGCCTGCCCACCTAAATGGCGCGACGGCTCACACTATCGCGGTCATTTTCGGGGTTTTACTCCTGACTTACCTAGAAGTGGTCTTCACTGAAATTGTCCCTAAGAACATTTCCATCGATATGCCAATGAAGGTCTTAATGTTAGTGGTCACACCCCTGCATTATTGCCATGTTCTATTCTACCCATTCGTTTGGTTGCTCAACTCCAGCGCTTCCGGTGTTGTTCGCTTGATGGGTCTCAAAGTTGCCAACGAAAGTGACGAAGTTTTCTCCCAAGCTGAAATCTTGAACCTCTCACGGAGCGCCGTGGAGGGCGGGGAGCTTGAAAAGAACGATTTGGTCTACATGCAACGGGCCTTCGAGTTAAACGACAAGGTCGCCAAGGACATCATGATCGACCGGACACAGCTCGAGGTTATCGACATCACATCGACGGTCAAGGAAGCCTTGACGGTGTACCTCCAGGAACGGTTTAGCCGCCTTCCTGTAGTTGCTGACAATGATAAAGATAAGATTTTAGGCTACGTTTATAACTACGATTTAATTCGCCAAACGCAAGTAGATTCCTCTATTCGCGTGGACAAGTTGATCCGAGATATTTCAACCACGCCTGAAACTACGCCAATTACCCAAGTCCTACAGCAAATGATCAAGAAACGGACCCCTATCGTTGTTGTCGTTGACGAGTATGGGGGAACTTCTGGAATCATTACGGATAAGGATATTTACGAAGAACTGTTCGGAACCGTCCGTGATGAAATTGACGATGCCAACGACCAATACATTTTCAAGCAACCAAATGGCACCTTCCAAGTAAATGGGAAGATGACAACCTACGACTTCGAGCGCTACTTCAATACAGACATTAAAGGATTTGAAGCCTCTGATACGGTTACGATGGCTGGGTTTATCATTGATAACTACCCAGATGTAAAGGTCAATGACGTCATTCAATTGAAGAACTTCGATTTGAAGGTCCTGGACTACGAAAATTCCTTTATCAATTGGCTAGAGGTCACAGTCAATCCGCCACAGAAACAGATTACGACGGAAGCTCCTGACGATGGCAAAGAAAACTAA